From Primulina tabacum isolate GXHZ01 chromosome 2, ASM2559414v2, whole genome shotgun sequence, one genomic window encodes:
- the LOC142531668 gene encoding nuclear transcription factor Y subunit B-3-like — MADSDNESGGHKDHNEISQKEQDRFLPIANVSRIMKKALPANAKISKDAKETVQECVSEFISFITGEASDKCQREKRKTINGDDLLWAMTTLGFEDYVEPLKIYLQRFRDMEGEKSALAGRGEKESGVSSGDRGGGGNGGAGNLGNSGGGYEGMYAMNIMGHQGGAPVYGYGQMAGGSGKVGSGYHLGLGSGGSRGRAR; from the coding sequence ATGGCAGATTCGGATAATGAATCTGGGGGGCACAAGGATCACAACGAAATCTCCCAAAAAGAGCAAGACAGGTTCCTCCCGATCGCAAACGTCAGCAGAATCATGAAGAAAGCTTTGCCCGCTAATGCAAAAATATCCAAAGACGCGAAAGAAACGGTGCAAGAATGCGTCTCTGAATTCATCAGCTTCATCACCGGTGAGGCATCTGACAAGTGTCAGAGAGAGAAGAGAAAGACGATCAACGGAGACGATTTACTGTGGGCGATGACCACTCTAGGATTCGAGGATTACGTCGAGCCACTTAAGATTTACTTGCAGAGGTTTAGGGATATGGAGGGGGAGAAAAGCGCCTTGGCCGGAAGAGGAGAGAAGGAGAGCGGTGTCAGCTCCGGCGACCGCGGCGGAGGAGGAAATGGTGGTGCAGGGAACCTAGGGAATAGTGGTGGTGGATACGAAGGAATGTATGCTATGAATATAATGGGCCATCAAGGAGGAGCCCCCGTTTACGGGTACGGGCAGATGGCGGGCGGATCCGGGAAGGTCGGATCGGGCTATCATCTAGGACTCGGGTCGGGTGGCTCCCGTGGGCGGGCAAGGTAG